From the Euphorbia lathyris chromosome 6, ddEupLath1.1, whole genome shotgun sequence genome, one window contains:
- the LOC136233185 gene encoding uncharacterized protein, with the protein MGKTELLTIYTRLRAMEAELLQGVADKATIEKLEKEVADANANATSAMALKDAEIQKLKEKIEADAKEHEDALVDAEFMAGEQAFFYGEWIMAYVQLAHPEIDFTDPEFAVPDADVVLKYRKIPDIKDYIRDHVRKWMKGSAEESKPLVNLKPVDLDEAPLKTGDQSKELITDGTIPLGGIISVEQEAPLEGVSGVIENEAPLEGASGKTNAKEDAPINVYLCL; encoded by the exons ATGGGAAAAACGGAGCTTCTAACG ATATATACCCGTTTGCGTgccatggaagctgagctccttcaaggtgtggcggataaggccactatagaaaagttagagaaagaaGTCGCTGATGCTAACGCGAATGCCACGTCCGCCATGGCCCTCAAGGATGCCGAGATCCagaagctgaaggaaaagatcGAAGCAGATGCTAAGGAACATGAGGATGCCTTAGTAGACGCAGAATTCATGGCAGGGGAGCAAGCTTTCTTTTACGGCGAGTGGATTATGGCATATGTCCAACTGGCACATCCCGAAattgattttacagatccggAGTTCGCCGTTCCCGATGCGGATGTTGTCCTCAAATATCGCAAAATCCCGGACATCAAGGATTACATCCGCGATCAcgttcggaaatggatgaagggatccgccgaagaaagcaaacctctTGTCAACCTTAAACCCGTGGACCTCGATGAAGCGCCCTTGAAGACAGGCGACCAGAGTAAGGAGCTAATAACCGATGGCACTATTCCTCTAGGAGGAATTATCTCTGTAGAGCAGGAAGCCCCACTGGAGGGCGTATCTGGTGTTATAGAGAATGAAGCCCCTTTGGAGGGCGCATCGGGGAAAACAAatgctaaggaggatgctcctattaaTGTGTAtctttgtttgtaa